One stretch of Enterobacter sp. RHBSTW-00994 DNA includes these proteins:
- the rstA gene encoding two-component system response regulator RstA, with product MNKIVYVEDEPEVGQLIAAYLGKHDMDVIVEPRGDRGEEVVAREKPDLVLLDIMLPGKDGMTLCRDLRAQWDGPIVLLTSLDSDMNHILSLEMGANDYILKTTPPAVLLARLRLHLRQHATVDREPSAPSLTPHKAMRFGTLSIDPVNRQVLLSGELIALSTADFDLLWELATHAGQIMDRDALLKNLRGVSYDGMDRSVDVAISRLRKKLLDNATEPYRIKTVRNKGYLFAPHAWET from the coding sequence ATGAATAAGATCGTTTATGTAGAGGATGAACCCGAAGTCGGGCAACTGATTGCCGCCTATTTGGGTAAACATGATATGGACGTCATAGTCGAGCCTCGCGGCGATCGCGGTGAGGAAGTCGTGGCGCGTGAGAAGCCGGATCTGGTGCTGCTGGATATCATGCTACCCGGTAAAGACGGAATGACCTTGTGCCGTGACCTGCGTGCCCAGTGGGATGGCCCGATTGTTCTTCTTACCTCTCTGGACAGTGACATGAACCACATCTTGTCGCTGGAGATGGGCGCTAACGACTACATCCTTAAAACGACCCCTCCTGCCGTATTGCTCGCTCGTTTGCGTCTGCATTTGCGCCAGCACGCCACCGTTGACAGGGAACCCTCAGCACCTTCGCTTACACCGCATAAAGCTATGCGTTTTGGTACGTTATCAATCGATCCTGTTAATCGCCAGGTGTTGCTGTCAGGTGAGCTGATCGCGCTTTCCACGGCGGATTTTGACCTGCTATGGGAACTGGCAACACATGCCGGACAAATCATGGACAGGGATGCATTACTCAAAAATTTACGCGGTGTCAGCTACGATGGTATGGATCGCAGTGTTGATGTCGCCATTTCTCGGCTGCGCAAGAAATTACTGGATAATGCCACTGAGCCGTATCGCATTAAAACGGTACGTAACAAAGGCTATCTTTTTGCCCCGCACGCCTGGGAAACTTGA
- a CDS encoding GlpM family protein translates to MGLLIKAALGALVVLLIGVLAKTKNYYIAGLIPLFPTFALIAHYIVASERGVEALRTTIVFGMWSIIPYFLYLLSLWYFTGFLRLPLALGGAVLCWSLSAWVLIFFWSRLH, encoded by the coding sequence ATGGGCTTGCTGATAAAAGCTGCGCTGGGTGCGCTGGTGGTGTTACTGATTGGTGTGTTGGCAAAAACAAAAAATTACTACATTGCTGGGTTGATCCCGCTTTTCCCGACGTTTGCCCTTATTGCGCACTATATCGTAGCCTCGGAGCGCGGGGTTGAAGCATTACGAACCACCATTGTCTTTGGCATGTGGTCCATTATCCCTTACTTCCTCTATCTGTTGTCACTATGGTATTTCACCGGCTTTTTGCGATTGCCGCTGGCGCTGGGTGGGGCCGTTTTGTGCTGGAGCCTCAGCGCCTGGGTGCTCATTTTTTTCTGGAGCCGCTTACATTAG
- the folM gene encoding dihydromonapterin reductase, with the protein MGKMQQRPVLITGGGRRIGLAIAHHFLTLRQPVIVSYRSEYPAIDGLRNAGAVCIQADFSTDEGILAFADEVKSRTDGLRAIIHNASAWLAELPGTPLSDTLSSMLQIHVNAPYLLNHALQDLLRGHGHAAGDIIHFTDYVVERGSDKHIAYAASKAALDNMTRSFARKLAPEVKVNAIAPSLILFNDSDDAEYRQQALNKSLMKIAPGEKEVIDLIDYLLTSCYVTGRTFAVDGGRPLR; encoded by the coding sequence ATGGGAAAAATGCAACAACGTCCTGTATTAATCACGGGGGGAGGCCGTCGCATTGGCCTCGCCATTGCTCATCATTTTCTTACCCTTCGCCAGCCGGTGATCGTCAGTTATCGCAGTGAATATCCTGCCATTGACGGTCTCCGAAACGCCGGGGCGGTCTGTATTCAGGCTGATTTCTCAACTGACGAAGGCATTCTGGCTTTTGCCGACGAAGTGAAATCCCGTACTGACGGGCTTCGGGCAATCATTCATAACGCCAGTGCCTGGCTCGCTGAACTGCCGGGCACACCGCTCAGCGATACGCTCTCCAGTATGCTGCAAATCCACGTGAATGCCCCTTACCTGCTTAACCACGCCCTGCAAGACCTGCTACGCGGGCACGGGCATGCAGCGGGAGACATCATTCACTTTACAGACTATGTCGTAGAACGAGGGAGCGATAAACATATCGCCTACGCCGCGAGTAAAGCCGCGCTGGATAATATGACACGCTCTTTTGCACGTAAGCTCGCGCCAGAAGTCAAAGTCAATGCGATTGCCCCGTCGTTGATATTGTTCAACGACAGCGACGACGCTGAGTACCGCCAGCAGGCTCTGAATAAATCGTTGATGAAGATCGCCCCTGGTGAAAAAGAGGTGATCGATCTTATCGATTATCTGCTAACCAGTTGTTACGTAACCGGAAGAACCTTCGCGGTAGATGGCGGTCGCCCGCTTCGCTAA